The Rhodamnia argentea isolate NSW1041297 chromosome 10, ASM2092103v1, whole genome shotgun sequence sequence GAGCTCTAGATGTCCATTGCCTTCTTATGATAGTCCATGTGAGTGATCACACAGTCACCGGAAACCATGACAGCAAGGCAAGATTCATGCTTCCAAATCTTCGCGGTTTGGACGAGCGAATCCGAGCAAAGACATCAGTCGAGTGTTGGGCGAAATGGGGGACTCAACCCCTATCGATTCGACAGAAAAAGAACTCGGCCTGAGGGAAAGGACAAGAAGTGATCAAATTGGGGAGAAAAACCGAGAGAAATTCaggttcttcatgatttgaGGGTTCGCGATTTTCGTCAAATCCAAACTGGGGCCTTCAGGTAATTTGGGGTTTGGTTCATGAAGGGGACGACACAACATTCCTCgttggaaagttttttttttttttaaatgagacaTTGTTTTTCAAGAGGAAATCGTCGTCGTTTTATTTTCCAGCGATCATGTCAACGCCGatcgtgccacataagacggcCTGCGCTGATTAGGTATCCCACTTAGAATTTTTCGAGATAtagaaatgaattggcaaatatgtaaaaggtttaggacttaattgatcaaattaaaaggtttaaaactgaattgggacaaatacaataggtttaagacttttttgataattttaccaCACTTTCTATTTGTTGTTAACAATAATTAATTCTAAAAGTCCCTTGGCCGGGAGTGGCTTTTTAACGTACTACCACGAAGTAAACTTAGATCCTGGATTTTGCCCAAGAAACAACGAAGCAAAGTCGCTTGAGCAAATATCTAGcgcacttcatgcccttttttgaaacaaggtTGGGCACTTCAGACCTTTCTTTAAAATAAGGTCCACTATGAACCCTTTTTTGATAAGATGGGGTCACTTGGAGCCCTTTAATTGAAATTTCCCCTAGATCCTATGAGAACTGGAATCCTAGTGCTGGCGCATGTTGACGTCGAGATAGCTTATTCCTAGTGATAGCAAGCTGATCTGACCAAGTAATGCCATAGCTCTCAACTGGAGATGGACCACTGCGAGTGTTCTACCACAAATCAAGGAATGAGAGTAATTGCAGGCGTTCCGTTTGATGGCTCAAATGGTAGAGTTGATGCCTTCGGGCAATTACCAAACTCCTCGGGAACATCCTCGGCAATTGTCCTGTCAGACTCGAATGATGCTCGAACTTGTACATGTCCAATATTAAAACTGTAAGAGGGACCGATAGTAGCACACCATTAACAAGGCCTAAGAGATGATCGTTTATTTGCATTTCTTAATAGCTCGCTTAGTCTGCTACTAACTTTTGTTAGAAATTATCTGTTAAATAAGAGCCCAAATAGAAGATAAATTGAGAAATCAAAGAGGCCCTCCCCACTTCAACCCAAATAAAGCTTTAAGAGGACTCCTTGTTTTTATTCAAGCACTGTTTGttaacttgagagagagagagagagagagagagagagagagagaagaaaagggaaagagctCCAATGAGAAATAAGAGAGAAATCTCGGTGTTTGGTTGGAAAACATCAATTGATGCCAGAATACGCCTTTTGCACCCAACAGGCGAGGGCTGCATGTCGTTGCTCCGCCATTGCCGATAAGAGTATGGTGGGGGAATGGTTGGCATTGCTTGCGACCCTTGGCCAAATCTAGGCGAGGCGTGAGCGAGGGTCACGGGTCGGTGCGAGTGGCCAGCTACCCTTGCAGACCATTCCTCGACCATCCCGGTGATGGTGGGGTAGAGGCAGCAGTGGTGAGGTCACctgctttttccttcttttttgtatattttttaaattttacttattttattgaaatttaaagaaattttgttctaaaaaatcgaatttgaaccAAGTTGAAGTCATTTTAATTATGtcgatatttttcattaactaaattGGACAAAATTAACGAAAGAACTTAAttacactaatttgacaagttatatgatttaattgcaccttttaaaagttttaatatTCAATTGCACTTAtgtacaaattttaggactcgaacCACGTAGATAACCATTCGTGGCTAGCTGGACTAGATCGAGTTCCatcaaaagagagaaaggggaattagaagacgaagaaggcaaggacgaagaagaagacgataaTGGAGAGGGGAGGAggtggtgggagagagagatgaagcgACGCGAGTGTGATCGTTGagagatagaaagagagaggaggggccAAATGGGCATTTCATCTCCCCATTTAGAAATTAGGAAGAATAAGAAACGGAAAAAGCACTTGACTTGTTGATGCGGGAGCATCGGGCTTTACCGATCAATTCTCAAGCTCTAACTCCGAACCCGTCGATTGATCCTTATTTCAACAAGCAAAAGCCAACTTCAACTACAAATTTGACTTGATGGGTTCAAATTGAAGATATCGACTCAGCAAGAGAGATGTTGATTTAATAGCTCTTGACATTGACATTTTACGGTGTCATTTAGGCTGCCTAGATTGGTGTACGAATATAGAGAGTTTTATCAAGTTTCAATGCATCTAATAATTAGTCGCATGCATTAAGTGTCTTAATTCACAGCTGTTTAGGTGAGTTCCCAagagttttttcaattttcggaaaaattcGAATAGTCATTCCTTTTGCTTAGCAATATCTCTATAAACAGACATGTAATCTCGATTTTAAGGATATCGAAAATCCGAATATTTGAATATATGATATGTTCCCATCTTTTCTCAGCAATTGCCCTCTCAGACTTTACCGATGCTCAAACATGTAAATGCCCAATGTTAGAATTGTAAGAGGCCCTCACAGTAGTACACCATGAATAAGGTCTTGAGAGATGATCGTTTATGCTAGAGAAGGATCCATTGCAGTCGTGGATCCCCAAAATCTCATAGAAAATTGGGTTGCTATAAGCATTCACGGCATTATTTTCATCGCGCTCATCTTTTCGGTGCTCAATCATCAAGACCGTATTAGCATCACGGATGTCGATAGTTTTACAGAGCCCAACCTTGCCAAGGGCGAGCCCCCCTTGTAATACTTAAGGGCACACACGCCAACACTTCTCATtaaaatttctgctccagaaataCTTCTAAGATTAAAATCtatttggttacgcaacttttaaagcaaaaatcaatttagttacgcaactttatttttctactttccgagcatttttttgctctagaagtagttttgaagacacttgaaaaagcaaaaaaaaatttacctttctccaaaaatagaaaaatcaacttatggccaaaagttaatttctagagcagaaatttaGCCACGCGCATCCGTAGAAAACCAAACTGTTTCCAATTACATCACGTAACAGTGCTGGGCCCTGCGATTCTACATTTGATTCTCCAAGGAGTAATAAGAATCTTACCTCGAAGCAACATTCGCGATTTCTTTCACAGATTATCCCAAATTAGcgccaaaagaaaaggatcTATAAGACAGCCGCAAATACTTGACAACGCTATATCTATTACGCACTCGTATCTTGGAGACAACTCCGGTTTAATTGGAGAAAGATCGAGCCTACAATTGACTATGACCTACAAATGTGCAACTGTAAAGCCAACACTATGTAATACATTATTTCCACGACCAAGATACCTACTCAAGTGACCGGCTCAGGTGTCAATCAAAATGGTCCGTTCACAAGTACGAGCAAAAGCAAAATCCTCTTCATAGTCCACTCTCTACGATTCTGTCACAACAAGAAAAGCGTTAATTCGCAATCACATGCTTGTTTCTAAACTAAATAAGAGTCTGAAGCACTTAACGATCTATGAACGACTTGTTCATGAGGTTAACAGCCGAATCCATGAACTGCATCCAGAGAAACAGAAACCAATATTTGCTATTAGTAATGTGCCTTGGAAATCTACAACTATTGAGGTAAACGATGCAACAACTAGTTCTCAAAGCATGAATGGAAAGACAGAAAAAGAGAGACTGGCCCCTACTACTAGCAGAAATGAGCTACAGAAGCAGATTGTTTActtatttaaacaaacaaaggACCTATGCAATCGAAAACTTCTAAAACCATGCTTGGCAAGACAACCAATCGTCTTAAGAAGAAATCCATCAGTCCTACACAGCATGACACAATGTCtactctctcctcttttcatcaCAAAATCTAGGGCGTCCTGTACTTCTGTGTACATAACAACATAACCCACTTTTAGCTATTAGCACCCATAATTAAGATGCAACTTAAATTCCATAAAACAATATACGTAAGGGCAGTTATGCTTCTGACGGAACATCAAATTCTCCATCGAAAGAACTAATGACAGACCCTctaactgaaaaaaaaagatagactTTCCCAACAAAGTCTATCATTTGCTAAGTTCATATAGTCATGGATTTTCCACAGCAGGAGAAAACCCACAATAAAACTTAGGAGAAAAAATCCATTTCAGAATAACTGAAAAAGAGGGTCTCTACAGGAATGAAATTGACTAAAGTGCAGCAGCCATATTCCCAGCCGCTActcagaaaaaatcaattcatatTTCAAGAACAAAGAAATCATAACACAAACTGATAaggacgagagagagaaaaacataaGTACCTTCCCAAGCAATTTCAGTTCCCTTTCAACAGGTTCCATAAACTTCAGGTCAACGTTAATTGGCCAGACCTGTGTGGAGAAAGATGCATGATATCAACAGAAGAGAATAAGGATACCATGAAACACAATGAAGAATGATATCCAAACCACTCTCGTCATGCACataaaaaaggtaaaacaaTGCTGAGCAACCAATTTCTCACGCCAACATCTGACAGAGAGGAAAAAACATACAAACAGATGGGAGAAGTGCTTTCTTCCAGCATCCTCTTATAACAAAGTAACACAAGAAGTCATAATAAGGAAAATGTAATCTGCATAACTAACTGTTTAATATCAATGTTTCCATGATTAAATATTTGAATGTCCAAGTACAAAAACATAGCAAGTACAGAGAAACTCCATATTAAGCAGGATAAAGATATAATATTCACCATTTCCTTCACAATATTCCATGAGAATATTGCAACACTAACCAGATATTCAAGAGGTCATAGCAGTGACAGTTCAAGGAGTGTTCCTCAgtcgagagagagaagagagatgcAAAACAGAGTTTGTGATTAACTTCTCTTGTTTTTTAAGTAGTTTCGGATCAACTCTTCACAATGACCATCTCAAGAGTTAATATCTCCAAGAGTAGTTGCAAGAGGTTATTTTGCTCATAGTCAGAACCACATACAGTTCCGGCAGCTCCAAAATTAGTTTCCAACATTTCCTATAGGTTTCCCGGAGTCGTAGCTTCAATCAGCTTGGTGAGACTGGGGATCACGGGGTAGCAATTCATTAAATTTTCCCATCAAATTACCTGATGGCGTGATAAAAAGGAACAATCTTGTCAAAGGACAAAAATAACAGAACTCCCACCATCAAGTCCATAAAACCCTAAAGCCACTTAATGCGCCACATCATATATACACAAGTAATCTCGCTTCAGGATTCGGAATATGAATATTTCAGCCAATCCTAAATTTAAACAATCTGAAAAAAAAGCTACCCCGGTATTCTAACACCAACTGTGAATTAGCAAAAACACTTAATCGTAGATCCTAGACCCCCGAAAAATATTAGCAATTATATCTTTAAAGAACCAACCTGTTGAGAACCAGGAAAGCAGAGACCTTATCTCATTGTCAGGCAAAAACTCTCTGTATTTCTCGAAGAGGCTAGATGAGTATGAAAACACATTTAATTTTGTGGCAAGTCGATCAAATTTGGACAAACCAGCAAGTGGGGCTATCGAGGTCATATAACCTAGGCACAGACAGACAGGGAAAATGCACTCTAGAATCAGTGGCTCTGTTGAGCAAGAACGCACATTCATCCTCAAATGGCAGGCCTCAATTTGGCAGTAAAAATCATGTTCTAGCGACAGGGAACATTCCAGCACTCTAAATGCATCATTGGACAACGACCAAAGAGACTAAGAAGATAAACCAACAGGTAAAACCAAGAGAATTCGAGACCCTCACGAAAAATGAAACAATCAATTTCCCTCGATACATCATATTAAGTTAAactcgaaaagaaaaacaagaacagCCCATTGTTCCATTTGATAACTTCAGGAatggggcaaaaagaaaatccctaaaTCACCTTGACACCGAGTAATTTAACAGGCGGAATTTGACCAGGCACGATACAATCCGGTCCCGCAGCTTCCACCACCGCTCCAATCCCCAACCCACTCCCGATCGGATCAGGATGCTGCCACAACACACCAATGAACCCGATGCTTGAACGAATTCCAAATTCAACTCAACAGAACCTTCGGAAACCACTCCAGGACAAGCGAGCAACACGGGCATGGAAGGAGGGGGAGGGACTCACTGACCTTCATGACGGAGACAGCGTAATCGGAGTAAGGCGTGTGCGAGACGCGGAGGACAGGGTTGTGGTGGATCTTGGGGATGGGCCTGCCCGAGGACGCCCTCCAGGGCACGTCCTTCTGGAGTGGAGCTCCTTTCCTGGACATCTTCGTATATGGGTGTGGGCGCGGACTTGTGTGATGAGGTTTGTGAAGCGACTACGATGGTGGTCTTGAGAGGTCAGCGAtatgctgaagaagaagaaggcggcggaggcggcggaggcggcggcgatgTGTGGGTGGTGGCTGCGAGAGAGCGGAAGGT is a genomic window containing:
- the LOC115735151 gene encoding uncharacterized protein LOC115735151 isoform X2; its protein translation is MSRKGAPLQKDVPWRASSGRPIPKIHHNPVLRVSHTPYSDYAVSVMKHPDPIGSGLGIGAVVEAAGPDCIVPGQIPPVKLLGVKVWPINVDLKFMEPVERELKLLGKFMDSAVNLMNKSFIDR
- the LOC115735151 gene encoding uncharacterized protein LOC115735151 isoform X1, with the protein product MSRKGAPLQKDVPWRASSGRPIPKIHHNPVLRVSHTPYSDYAVSVMKHPDPIGSGLGIGAVVEAAGPDCIVPGQIPPVKLLGVKVWPINVDLKFMEPVERELKLLGKFMDSAVNLMNKSFIDQS